Proteins encoded together in one Cicer arietinum cultivar CDC Frontier isolate Library 1 chromosome 4, Cicar.CDCFrontier_v2.0, whole genome shotgun sequence window:
- the LOC140920006 gene encoding uncharacterized protein, with protein sequence MDYRISGQFLITFLDKNCTNGLQWDGDDSTDENGDICVKILDDLLILGKSDLLRAHIDLTYPDILKNIHGFAFFQERWILAPTFDVVEHINNTLLSLIPGIPNHKLTLKVGGPATLMRNTNQAVGLCNGTKITITFAK encoded by the exons ATGGACTATAGAATATCTGGTCAATTCCTCATTACATTTCTCGATAAAAATTGTACTAATGGATTACAAT GGGATGGAGACGATTCTACCGATGAGAATGGCGATATATGTGTCAAAATTCTAGATGATTTACTTATACTTGGTAAAAGTGATCTCTTACGTGCCCATATAGATTTGACTTATCCTGACATTTTAAAGAACATACATGGTTTTGCATTTTTTCAGGAACGATGGATCCTTGCTCCAACTTTTGATGTTGTTGAGCACATTAACAATACCCTTTTGTCATTGATTCCAG GTATTCCAAATCACAAGTTGACACTTAAAGTAGGTGGTCCTGCAACATTAATGAGGAATACTAATCAAGCTGTCGGATTGTGTAATGGGACAAAAATTACAATCACATTTgcgaaataa
- the LOC101497602 gene encoding pentatricopeptide repeat-containing protein At2g03880, mitochondrial-like, translating into MVAQSCVRLLYTCRHVFHIRQVHANVLINGTFNDLVVANKLLYFYVQHKAIDDAHHLFDEMPMRDPTTWSVMIGGFSKLGDYANCYATFREILRYGVTPDNYTLPFVIRTCRDRKDFQMGQMIHDVVLKHGLLLDHFVCATLVDMYAKCMVIEDARRLFDIMLSKDLVTWTVMIGGYADCNAYESLVLFDRMMEEGFVPDKVAMVTVVNACAKLGAMHKARFVNEYICRNGFSLDVILGTAMIDMYAKCGCVESAREVFDRMKERNVISWSAMIAAYGYHGKGKEALDLFHMMLNSAILPNRITFVSLLYACSHAGLIEDGLRFFNSMWEDYAVRPDIKHYTCVVDLFGRAGRLDEAAKLIETMSVVKDERLWSALLGACRIHGNMELAEKAANSLLELQPQNPGNYVLLSNIYAKAGKWEKVAEFRNMITQRKLKKVPGWTWIEVDNETYQFSVGDRSHPQSNEIYETLMSVIRKLEMAGYVPDTEFVLQDVEDEVKKEMLYTHSEKLAIAFGLISIPQGDPIRISKNLRVCGDCHTFSKMVSAVMRRSIIVRDANRFHHFNEGTCSCGDYW; encoded by the coding sequence ATGGTAGCTCAATCTTGCGTTCGTCTTCTATATACCTGCAGACACGTTTTCCATATCAGACAAGTTCACGCTAACGTGTTAATCAACGGAACATTCAATGATCTCGTTGTTGCAAACAAACTCCTTTATTTCTATGTCCAACACAAGGCCATTGATGATGCACACCATCTGTTTGATGAAATGCCAATGAGAGATCCAACAACTTGGAGTGTCATGATTGGTGGATTTTCCAAGCTTGGTGATTATGCCAATTGTTATGCAACCTTTAGGGAAATTCTTAGATATGGTGTTACCCCTGATAACTACACTTTACCTTTTGTGATTAGAACTTGTAGGGACAGAAAGGATTTTCAAATGGGTCAAATGATTCATGATGTGGTATTGAAACATGGGCTGTTATTGGATCATTTTGTTTGTGCTACTCTTGTGGATATGTATGCTAAGTGTATGGTGATTGAGGATGCACGCCGGTTATTTGATATAATGCTTAGTAAGGATCTTGTAACGTGGACGGTTATGATTGGTGGTTATGCGGATTGCAATGCATATGAGTCGTTGGTTTTGTTTGATCGGATGATGGAAGAAGGTTTTGTTCCCGATAAGGTTGCTATGGTGACGGTTGTTAATGCTTGTGCTAAATTGGGGGCTATGCATAAGGCTAGGTTTGTTAATGAGTATATTTGTAGGAATGGTTTCTCTTTGGATGTGATCTTGGGGACTGCAATGATTGACATGTACGCCAAGTGCGGATGCGTCGAGTCTGCAAGAGAGGTTTTCGATAGGATGAAAGAGAGAAACGTTATTTCGTGGAGTGCCATGATCGCCGCCTATGGATATCATGGGAAGGGAAAAGAAGCTCTTGACTTATTTCATATGATGTTGAACTCTGCGATTTTGCCAAATAGGATCACATTTGTCTCGCTCTTATATGCTTGTAGTCATGCAGGACTAATCGAAGACGGTCTTCGCTTCTTCAATTCGATGTGGGAAGATTATGCTGTTAGACCTGATATCAAACATTATACCTGTGTGGTTGACCTTTTTGGACGTGCAGGGAGGCTAGACGAGGCGGCGAAATTGATAGAGACCATGTCAGTTGTAAAAGATGAAAGGCTCTGGAGTGCTTTGCTTGGAGCATGTAGAATTCATGGGAACATGGAGTTGGCTGAAAAGGCAGCGAATTCTCTTCTTGAACTACAGCCTCAAAATCCAGGGAACTATGTTTTACTATCTAATATATATGCAAAAGCTGGTAAGTGGGAAAAGGTGGCAGAATTTAGGAATATGATAACCCAAAGGAAGCTGAAGAAAGTTCCTGGATGGACATGGATCGAAGTTGATAATGAAACCTATCAGTTTAGTGTTGGAGATAGATCACATCCTCAATCAAATGAAATCTATGAAACGTTGATGAGTGTAATTAGGAAGTTGGAGATGGCTGGCTATGTACCTGATACAGAATTTGTGTTGCAAGATGTTGAAGACGAAGTCAAGAAAGAAATGTTGTACACACACAGTGAAAAACTAGCTATTGCATTTGGACTAATTTCCATCCCACAGGGTGATCCCATTAGGATCTCTAAAAATCTGAGGGTCTGTGGTGATTGTCACACGTTTTCTAAGATGGTATCGGCGGTTATGAGAAGGTCAATAATTGTTCGGGATGCGAATCGGTTTCACCATTTTAATGAAGGGACTTGCTCGTGTGGGGACTATTGGTAG